A single genomic interval of Centropristis striata isolate RG_2023a ecotype Rhode Island chromosome 8, C.striata_1.0, whole genome shotgun sequence harbors:
- the fbl gene encoding rRNA 2'-O-methyltransferase fibrillarin, producing the protein MRPGFSPRGGRGGFGDRGGRGRGGFGDRGGRGGFGDRGRGGFRGGRGGFRSPDGGGFRGRGGGRGAPRGRGGRGGFGAGKKVLVEPHRHEGVFICRGKEDALVTKNMVVGESVYGEKRINVEEGEAKIEYRAWNPFRSKLAAAILGGVDQIHIKPGAKVMYLGAASGTTVSHVSDIVGPEGLVYAVEFSHRSGRDLLNVAKKRTNIIPIIEDARHPHKYRMLVGMVDVIFADVAQPDQTRIVALNAHNFLKNGGHFVISIKANCIDSTAAPEAVFAAEVKKMGAENMKPQEQLTLEPYERDHAVVVGVYRPAPKKK; encoded by the exons ATGAGGCCAG ggTTCAGTCCTCGAGGGGGGCGAGGAGGATTCGGTGAcagaggaggacgaggacgagGGGGTTTTGGTGACAGGGGCGGACGAGGAGGATTCGGTGACAGAGGACGAGGTGGATTCAGAGGCGGAAGAG GTGGATTCAGGTCCCCAGACGGTGGAGGATTTCGAGGCAGAGGGGGTGGCAGAGGTGCCCcgagagggagaggaggcagaggaggctTTGGAGCAGGGAAGAAGGTCTTGGTTGAGCCACACAGACATGAAG GAGTGTTCATCTGCAGAGGGAAGGAGGACGCCCTGGTGACCAAGAACATGGTGGTAGGAGAGTCTGTGTATGGAGAGAAGAGGATCAATGTGGAG GAAGGAGAGGCTAAGATTGAATACAGAGCCTGGAATCCGTTCCGCTCCAAGCTGGCAGCAGCCATCTTGGGAGGAGTAGACCAGATCCATATCAAGCCTGGAGCAAAGGTCATGTACCTGGGAGCTGCTTCGGGTACCACAGTGTCCCACGTTTCTGACATTGTTGGACCG GAAGGGCTGGTCTATGCTGTGGAGTTTTCCCATCGATCAGGTCGTGACCTTCTCAATGTGGCAAAGAAACGCACCAACATCATTCCAATCATTGAAGATGCCCGCCACCCACACAAGTACCGCATGCTAGTTG gcaTGGTGGATGTGATTTTTGCTGATGTTGCGCAGCCTGACCAGACAAGGATTGTTGCTTTGAACGCTCACAACTTCCTGAAGAATGGAGGACACTTTGTTATCTCCATCAAG gcTAACTGTATAGACTCAACAGCAGCTCCTGAGGCAGTGTTTGCTGCAGAAGTGAAGAAGATGGGTGCTGAGAACATGAAGCCACAGGAACAGCTCACACTCGAGCCCTATGAGAGGGACCACGCTGTGGTGGTGGGCGTCTACAG aCCTGCACCTAAAAAGAAATGA